GCCGCCGCCACGCCCGGCGGCTCCCGATCAGTCGGCGCGGCCGCGCGCCTCGACCGGCCATTGCGCCACGAGGTCGGCGCCGCGCACGACATGCAGGATGTCGTGCAGGTTGATCGTCGGGTCGCAATGCGGGACCGTGCATTCGACGACCGTACCGATCGATAGCGCATCCTGCCCCTCTAGAGGCAGGATGCGGCCGAACTCGTCGCCACACCATTCGATCCGCCCGACCAGTTCGCCATTCAGGAAGACACGCGGCGGCGGGCCATCGAGCGCAAAACTCTTGCTGCCGCCATCGGTGATGGCGAAGCCGAGCGAACTGTGGCCGATCACGGTGACGGCGATGCGCAGCGCCGGCTTGAACTCCGGCCCGCCGCGGCCGTGCATGTCGACGCTGTCATAGGCCTCGTCCATGAAGACATAGGAGCCAGCCTGGATCTCGGTCAGCAACCGGTCCTCGCCATCGAGGAGATGGCTGCCGGTGCCGCCCCCCGAAACGATCTCCGGCGCGAAGCCGGCCTCGCGCAGCGCCTCGATCATCGAAGCGAGCAGCCGGCCCATCTCCTGGTTGGCGGCGCGGCGCGCGGCGAAGTCGTCGATATGCTGAACGCGGCCCTGATAGGCCTGGACGCCGCGATAGCGCAACCCGTCCAGCCCGGAAACGAGCCTCGCCAGTTCGACCGCCTCAGCCGGCGTCGCGATGCCGCTGCGCTTGAGCCCGACATCGAGATCGACCAGCACGTCGAAAGCCGTGCCGTGCCGCCTCGCAGCCTCGGCGTAGGCCGTGGCGAGATCGGCCCGGTCGACCACGACGCCGATGCGCCCGCCCGCTGCCGCCGCGCGCGCCAGCGCGTCGATCTTGGCGGGACTGGCGATCGGCGCGCTGAGCAGGAGGTCGCGCGCACCGCCCTCCAACAGCGCCAGCAGTTCGCCCGGCTTGGCGCAGCAATTGCCGAGCGCACCGGCCGCCATTTGCCGGCGCGTGATCTCGGCGCATTTATGCGACTTCGCATGCGGCCTGAGGTTCAGCCCGGCCCCGCGGCAGGTCTCAGCCATCAGCGCGATATTGTGCTCGAACTGGTCGAGGTCGAGAACGGCGGCCGGTGTCTCCAGACGCGCCCGGCTGCCGGGATCGCCGACGAGCTTTTCATTGAGCGCAGCTGCGCCGAACAAGGCCTTGCTCATGTCCTTGCCTCCGCAAGCGCCGCGCGGTGATGGGCCGTGGCGTCGCGATCGACGCTCACACCATCCGCAGCGAAGACCACGCCGTAATCCCGGGCGGCGCCCTCTACCGTGACCTTCCCCTCGCGCAGATCGTCCTCGACGCGAATAGGATCACGCTTCAGCGCATCGCCATAGCCGCCGCCACCGGCACCGATCAGGCGAAAGACATCTCCAGCCCGAGCAGCGAAGCTCTCCATCGGCATGGTCGGCAGGCTCTGCTCCGTACCATCGGCGCGGATCAGGATATGGGCCGAGGGCGCGCCGGGGCTGCCGCCCTCGAAGCCGAAAGGCGGGTGATCGCGCCGGTCGCCGCGCAGCACGAAGCGGACCGGCGCCAGAAAGCGGAATTCGCGAATGAGCGAGAGCCCGCCGCGGAACTCGCCGGGGCCGCCGGTATCCGGCACCAGCCCATAACACAGCACCTCGACCGGCATGTCGGCCTCGATCATCTCGACCGGCTGGTTGGAGAGGTTGGCGGCGGGGTTGGAAATGCCCTCGATGCCGTCCTTGCCGGCGCGGGCGCCCCAGGTGCCGACCACCATCTCGTTGAGCACGAAGGGCCTCCCCTCATGCATGCCGCCACCCGCCAGCAAATAGGGCCCGCCCTCGGAACCGCCGATGGCGCGCTCCGGCACGATCTGCGCCAGCGCCTGCATGATCGCGTCGAAAACGCGGTAGCCAACGACCCCGCGCGCGCCGCAGGCCGCCGGATAGCGCGGATTGACCAAACAGCCCTCGGGCGCCCTGACGGTGATCGGCCGCAGGTACCCCTCGCAATTGGGGATATCCTGCTGCGACAGGCAGCGGATCGCGCAGAACGAGGCCGATTCAGGCAGCGAGATCGGGCAGTTGATCGAGGCCGCGACCTGGTCGGCGGTGCCGGTGAAATCGATGTCGATCGTGTCGTCGGCGACGGTGACGGTCGCGACGATCGGCAGCGGCTCAGGGTTCTCGCCGACGCCATCGATATAGTCGGTGGCGCGATAGACGCCGTTCGGTAGAGCGCGGATCACGTCCCGCATCATCCCCTCGGCATGGTCGTGCAGCGCGTCGATATAGCTGTCCAGTTCCTGGGCGCCGTAGCGGCCGATCAGCGTCTTCAAGCCTTCCTCGGCGACGTTGCAGGCCGCGATCTGGGCGCGAATGTCGCCGAGCACCTCGATCGGCGAGCGGGTATTCGCCTCGAGGATACGGAAAACCGCGTCGACCGGCTCACCGGCCCCATAGAGCTTCAGCAGCGGCAGGCGCAGGCCTTCCTGTTGGATCTCGGTGGCGTAGATCGCAACCGAGCCGGGCACGATGCCGCCGAGATCGGTATGATGCGCCACGGTGGCGGCAAAGCCCGAAAGCCGGCCGTCCACGAAGATCGGCTTCAGAATGTAGATGTCGGGCAGATGCTGGCCGCCCGAGCCATAGGGGTCGTTGGCGATCAGGATGTCGCCCGGCTCCAACGTGTCGCCATAGCGCTCGCGGACGAAACCCATGATGCGCGGGAAGGAGCAGAGCTGGATCGGCAGGGTCAGGCCCTGCGCGATCACCCGGCCCTTCGCATCGCAGAGCGCGGTCGAGTAATCCATGATGTCGCGCACGACAGGCGAATAGGCCGAGCGCATCACGATCAGCGCCATCTCGTCGGCGGTCGAGGCCAGCGCGTTGCGGATCACTTCGAGGGTGATCGGGTCGATCTCGCGCATGCTCATGCGGCCTCCAGGGCAATGTCGATATTGCCGGCCTCGTCGAGCCGCGCGCTCTGGCCGGGACCGACGACGCAGGTGCAGTCGTATTCCTCGATGACGAAGGGCCCGCGCCGCGCCGTGCCGTCGAGATCGGCTCGGCCGATCACTGCGATCGAGGCCGCGGACCCGCTGGCGTTGAAGGAGACAGTCCGGTCGGCCCGGCGCATCGGCGCTTCCGCGGCGAATTGCTGGCGCGGCGCGATCAGTGGCAGGCGCACCGTCAGGCGGGCATTGACGAGATGGACCGCGTCCTTCTGCGAGCGATGGCCATAGGTGCGCTCATGCTCGCGGTGGAACAGCTCGTTGAGCTCGGCGATGTCGAAGCGCCTCGCCGGCACGGTGAGCTCATAGGCCTGGCCGACATAACGCAGGTCGGCGGCATAGCGGAACTCGGCCTGCGCGAGATCATAGCCTTCGAGCGCGAGGATGCGGCGGGCATCGGCACCGAGCCCGGCGAAGAGCTGCTCCAGCCCGGCATTATCGAGCTCGCCGGCCCGCCGTCGCGAAGGCCGCACGAACTCCTGCTCGACATCGGAGCGCAGCAAACCGAGGGCGCTGAAGACGCCAGCGGCGCGTGGGACGATGACGCGGCGGATGCCGAGCGCGCCAGCGACCTCGGCCGCGACCACCGGGCCGTTGCCGCCGAAGGCGACCAAGGTCGCCTGG
This genomic interval from Bosea sp. 29B contains the following:
- a CDS encoding DSD1 family PLP-dependent enzyme — its product is MSKALFGAAALNEKLVGDPGSRARLETPAAVLDLDQFEHNIALMAETCRGAGLNLRPHAKSHKCAEITRRQMAAGALGNCCAKPGELLALLEGGARDLLLSAPIASPAKIDALARAAAAGGRIGVVVDRADLATAYAEAARRHGTAFDVLVDLDVGLKRSGIATPAEAVELARLVSGLDGLRYRGVQAYQGRVQHIDDFAARRAANQEMGRLLASMIEALREAGFAPEIVSGGGTGSHLLDGEDRLLTEIQAGSYVFMDEAYDSVDMHGRGGPEFKPALRIAVTVIGHSSLGFAITDGGSKSFALDGPPPRVFLNGELVGRIEWCGDEFGRILPLEGQDALSIGTVVECTVPHCDPTINLHDILHVVRGADLVAQWPVEARGRAD
- a CDS encoding hydantoinase B/oxoprolinase family protein; protein product: MSMREIDPITLEVIRNALASTADEMALIVMRSAYSPVVRDIMDYSTALCDAKGRVIAQGLTLPIQLCSFPRIMGFVRERYGDTLEPGDILIANDPYGSGGQHLPDIYILKPIFVDGRLSGFAATVAHHTDLGGIVPGSVAIYATEIQQEGLRLPLLKLYGAGEPVDAVFRILEANTRSPIEVLGDIRAQIAACNVAEEGLKTLIGRYGAQELDSYIDALHDHAEGMMRDVIRALPNGVYRATDYIDGVGENPEPLPIVATVTVADDTIDIDFTGTADQVAASINCPISLPESASFCAIRCLSQQDIPNCEGYLRPITVRAPEGCLVNPRYPAACGARGVVGYRVFDAIMQALAQIVPERAIGGSEGGPYLLAGGGMHEGRPFVLNEMVVGTWGARAGKDGIEGISNPAANLSNQPVEMIEADMPVEVLCYGLVPDTGGPGEFRGGLSLIREFRFLAPVRFVLRGDRRDHPPFGFEGGSPGAPSAHILIRADGTEQSLPTMPMESFAARAGDVFRLIGAGGGGYGDALKRDPIRVEDDLREGKVTVEGAARDYGVVFAADGVSVDRDATAHHRAALAEART